A window of the Aeromicrobium phoceense genome harbors these coding sequences:
- a CDS encoding GNAT family N-acetyltransferase: MAVTRLVATTDAEALADVLRRNRRAMAALEPKRPEVYFTEKGQRAIIQDALRRYEEGVSFPRVILGPDDSVVGRVNLNEIVRGPSMKGVLGYYVDEAHQGQGLASAAVDEIVQLAFVRLGLHRIEAGTRLDNHSSQRVLEKNGFVRFGVARDYLRLAGTWHDHVLYERIFGD, encoded by the coding sequence ATGGCCGTCACCCGACTCGTCGCCACGACCGACGCCGAGGCGCTCGCCGACGTCCTGCGCCGCAATCGCCGCGCCATGGCCGCGCTGGAGCCGAAGCGTCCCGAGGTCTACTTCACCGAGAAGGGACAGCGCGCGATCATCCAGGACGCGCTCCGCCGGTACGAGGAGGGCGTGTCGTTCCCCCGGGTGATCCTCGGCCCCGACGACTCCGTGGTGGGCCGGGTCAACCTCAACGAGATCGTCCGCGGCCCCTCGATGAAGGGCGTGCTGGGCTACTACGTCGACGAGGCGCACCAGGGCCAGGGGCTGGCCAGCGCCGCCGTCGACGAGATCGTGCAGCTGGCGTTCGTGCGGCTCGGCCTGCACCGGATCGAGGCCGGCACGCGCCTGGACAACCACTCCAGCCAGCGCGTCCTGGAGAAGAATGGCTTCGTGCGCTTCGGTGTGGCGCGCGACTACCTGCGCCTGGCGGGGACGTGGCACGACCACGTCCTCTACGAGCGCATCTTCGGCGACTGA
- a CDS encoding alpha/beta fold hydrolase: MSTSARTMVLHGHELSYLDRGDGPVVLFIHGILGSQHNWVHLVNRMDDTQRVIVPDLFGHGASAKPMGDYSLSSHAATLRDLLDRLGVDTVTVVGHSLGGGIAMQFYYLFPERVERLVLVASGGLGREVSPLLRAATLPGAEHVLSVVASGWVLGRVESAGRTAARIGWKPGADVGAIWRGFTSLGDKESRKAFLATTRAVVDPGGQTVSAHDHLGDVGPIPVLLVWGSRDRMIPAWHAIKAQESVPGCQVELFEGAGHFPHLDDPDRFADVLARFIATTSPAAG, translated from the coding sequence GTGTCCACCTCAGCGCGGACGATGGTCCTGCACGGCCACGAGCTGTCGTACCTCGACCGGGGCGACGGACCCGTGGTCCTGTTCATCCACGGCATCCTGGGCTCCCAGCACAACTGGGTGCACCTCGTGAACCGGATGGACGACACCCAGCGGGTGATCGTCCCGGATCTCTTCGGGCACGGCGCCTCGGCGAAGCCGATGGGGGACTACTCGCTGAGCTCGCACGCCGCGACGCTGCGTGACCTGCTCGACCGGCTCGGTGTCGACACCGTCACGGTGGTGGGTCACTCGCTCGGCGGCGGCATCGCGATGCAGTTCTACTACCTGTTCCCCGAGCGGGTCGAGCGCCTCGTCCTCGTGGCCAGTGGCGGACTGGGCCGCGAGGTGAGCCCGCTGCTGCGCGCCGCGACCCTGCCGGGCGCCGAGCACGTGCTGAGCGTCGTCGCCTCCGGCTGGGTGCTCGGCCGCGTGGAGTCCGCCGGGCGCACGGCGGCCAGGATCGGCTGGAAGCCCGGCGCCGACGTCGGCGCGATCTGGCGCGGCTTCACCTCGCTCGGCGACAAGGAGAGCCGCAAGGCGTTCCTCGCGACCACCCGCGCGGTGGTCGACCCCGGCGGCCAGACGGTCAGCGCGCACGACCACCTCGGGGACGTGGGCCCGATCCCGGTGCTGCTGGTCTGGGGGAGCAGGGACCGGATGATTCCCGCCTGGCACGCGATCAAGGCCCAGGAGTCGGTGCCGGGCTGTCAGGTCGAGCTGTTCGAGGGCGCCGGGCACTTCCCGCACCTGGACGATCCCGACCGCTTCGCCGACGTCCTGGCCCGGTTCATCGCCACGACCTCACCTGCGGCTGGCTGA
- a CDS encoding 4a-hydroxytetrahydrobiopterin dehydratase yields MSTLDVPTIIAAGLDDWRPLVHSLHARFRTGDFAQGLEFVVDIGAAAEAANHHPDVKLTYTHVDITLISHDSGGITDRDLDLARTISDLAGERGFESDPARLTTVEIALNAQDKDAIGPFWAAMLTGDANAYDGEQVTDDTGQVPLLWFQPTEERTEVPPMCFHLDVWIPVGQLPSRIEAGVAAGGRVFDDSESPSFVVLEDVEGNKACLCTVMDRG; encoded by the coding sequence ATGAGCACGCTCGACGTCCCGACGATCATCGCCGCCGGCCTGGATGACTGGCGCCCCCTCGTCCACAGCCTGCACGCCCGGTTCCGCACCGGCGACTTCGCGCAGGGCCTGGAGTTCGTCGTGGACATCGGTGCCGCGGCCGAGGCGGCGAACCACCACCCGGACGTGAAGCTCACCTACACGCACGTCGACATCACGCTGATCAGTCACGACTCCGGCGGGATCACCGACCGCGACCTCGACCTCGCGCGCACGATCAGCGACCTGGCGGGGGAGCGGGGGTTCGAGTCCGATCCGGCGCGCCTGACCACCGTCGAGATCGCGCTCAACGCCCAGGACAAGGACGCGATCGGCCCGTTCTGGGCCGCGATGCTGACCGGCGACGCGAACGCCTACGACGGCGAGCAGGTCACCGACGACACGGGCCAGGTGCCGCTGCTGTGGTTCCAGCCCACCGAGGAGCGCACCGAGGTCCCGCCGATGTGCTTCCACCTCGACGTCTGGATCCCGGTGGGCCAGCTGCCGTCCCGGATCGAGGCCGGCGTGGCCGCGGGCGGGCGCGTCTTCGACGACTCCGAGTCGCCGTCCTTCGTCGTGCTGGAGGACGTCGAGGGCAACAAGGCCTGCCTCTGCACCGTGATGGACCGTGGTTGA
- a CDS encoding LLM class flavin-dependent oxidoreductase, producing MKNIGFLSFGHWSDSPQSATRSARDTLLQSIDLAVAAEELGADGAYFRVHHFARQLASPFPLLAAAAARTSRIELGTGVIDMRYENPLYFAENAAAADLISGGRLQLGISRGSPEQVVAGYRYFGFEPPEGMSDADMARGHTQVLMEVLKGEGFAEPNPRPMFPNPPGPLPLEPHSPGLRDRIWWGAGSRATAEWTAEQGMNLMSSTLLTEDTGVPFHQLQAEQIQRFRDAWKAAGHEREPRVSVSRSIFPLVSDRDRAYFGHESRSTDQVGFLDGGSARFGRSYAAEPDVLVKELAEDEAIAAADTLLLTVPNQLGVDYNAHVIESLLTHVAPALGWR from the coding sequence ATGAAGAACATCGGCTTCCTGTCGTTCGGACACTGGTCAGACTCGCCCCAGTCGGCGACCCGCTCGGCCCGGGACACGCTCCTGCAGTCGATCGACCTCGCCGTCGCAGCCGAGGAGCTGGGCGCCGACGGTGCCTACTTCCGCGTGCACCACTTCGCCCGCCAGCTGGCCTCGCCCTTCCCGCTGCTCGCCGCCGCGGCCGCGCGCACGAGCCGCATCGAGCTGGGCACCGGCGTCATCGACATGCGGTACGAGAACCCGCTGTACTTCGCCGAGAACGCCGCCGCCGCCGACCTCATCTCCGGCGGCAGGCTCCAGCTGGGCATCAGCCGGGGATCACCGGAGCAGGTCGTCGCCGGCTACCGGTACTTCGGCTTCGAGCCGCCCGAGGGCATGAGCGACGCCGACATGGCCCGCGGCCACACGCAGGTGCTCATGGAGGTGCTCAAGGGGGAAGGCTTCGCCGAGCCGAACCCGCGGCCGATGTTCCCGAACCCTCCGGGCCCGCTCCCGTTGGAGCCGCACTCGCCGGGGCTGCGCGACCGCATCTGGTGGGGCGCCGGCTCGCGCGCGACCGCCGAGTGGACCGCCGAGCAGGGCATGAACCTGATGAGCTCGACGCTGCTCACCGAGGACACGGGCGTGCCGTTCCACCAGCTCCAGGCCGAGCAGATCCAGCGCTTCCGCGACGCGTGGAAGGCGGCCGGTCACGAGCGCGAGCCCCGCGTCTCGGTCAGCCGCAGCATCTTCCCGCTGGTGTCCGACCGCGACCGGGCCTACTTCGGGCACGAGTCGCGCAGCACCGACCAGGTCGGCTTCCTCGACGGCGGCTCGGCGCGCTTCGGGCGCTCCTACGCGGCCGAGCCCGACGTGCTGGTGAAGGAGCTCGCCGAGGACGAGGCGATCGCGGCCGCCGACACGCTGCTGCTCACCGTCCCGAACCAGCTCGGGGTGGACTACAACGCCCACGTGATCGAGAGCCTGCTGACGCACGTGGCTCCCGCACTGGGCTGGCGCTGA
- a CDS encoding DUF2975 domain-containing protein — MKAPFGTATRSDLWLAVALAAAVIVGTAIDAARRVVEILPNRDVPVEVYFESQQQAIAITGLSEPVRVDLDHATIRVSDLAPASYVSAIAAVVVPALAVIGVMVCISWLCRNLAGSVFFSRTNTRLVTATSLLIVGGWMLSSLARTMASNGALATVSPEAADVSVTMQFSLMYLFIAIIVGSLAAAFHAGERMQRDAEGLV, encoded by the coding sequence ATGAAAGCGCCCTTCGGCACCGCCACCCGTTCGGACCTGTGGCTCGCCGTGGCCCTCGCGGCCGCGGTCATCGTGGGCACGGCGATCGACGCGGCGCGCCGGGTCGTGGAGATCCTGCCGAATCGCGACGTCCCGGTCGAGGTCTACTTCGAGAGCCAGCAGCAGGCGATCGCGATCACCGGGTTGTCGGAGCCCGTGCGCGTCGACCTGGACCATGCCACGATCCGCGTCTCGGACCTGGCACCGGCCAGCTACGTCTCGGCGATCGCCGCCGTGGTCGTCCCGGCCCTGGCCGTCATCGGCGTCATGGTGTGCATCTCCTGGCTGTGCCGCAACCTCGCCGGGAGCGTGTTCTTCAGCCGGACCAACACCCGACTGGTCACCGCGACGTCATTGCTGATCGTCGGTGGCTGGATGCTGAGCTCCCTGGCCAGGACCATGGCCAGCAACGGAGCGCTGGCCACGGTCTCGCCCGAGGCGGCCGACGTCTCCGTGACGATGCAGTTCTCCCTGATGTACCTCTTCATCGCGATCATCGTGGGCAGCCTGGCCGCGGCGTTCCACGCGGGGGAGCGGATGCAGCGGGACGCGGAGGGTCTGGTCTGA
- a CDS encoding helix-turn-helix domain-containing protein — MPPEDDEHRVHCRLDELLADRGMTLTRLAEIVGVTVVNLSVLKNDRARAIRFTTLTAICEALDCEIGDLLVIAE; from the coding sequence ATGCCACCGGAGGACGACGAGCACCGGGTGCACTGCCGGCTCGACGAGCTGCTGGCGGACCGGGGGATGACCCTCACGCGGCTGGCCGAGATCGTCGGCGTCACGGTGGTCAATCTGTCGGTGCTGAAGAACGACCGCGCCCGCGCGATCCGGTTCACCACCCTCACCGCGATCTGTGAGGCTCTCGACTGCGAGATCGGGGACCTGCTCGTCATCGCGGAATGA
- a CDS encoding MFS transporter: MRALPTERTRVRRQVGFVVVLVALTVFLIGASAPSPFYPVLQERIGFSSVTMTLIFAVYAVSMLVTLLLTGSLSDHLGRRPVMTAGLLVLAVSMTAFWQAETVGLLITARVVQGFGAGLLMSSMSAAVVDLEPVSRPGWGAIANSVTPLAGLAAGGLIAGLVLEYVDEDPFTAIFGVLTGVFVLMALLVWVAPETSARRTGVWASLRPNVGVPPEARAAFLRALPALIAGWATSGFYLSLGAPLVAQELGGDSHVMQGLAITAINGAGAAMCFVARGWTGRRITLYGTTTLAVGTALTLVALAAGSLPWFLAAAVFAGTGFGASFMGIMRSVTPLAPPERRGELFAAVFVASYVAFGVPAVIAGFAVGEFGLTPTAMVYGGVVVTLSALAAVLRKFGSTD, from the coding sequence ATGCGAGCGCTTCCCACCGAACGGACCCGCGTCCGCCGCCAGGTGGGCTTCGTCGTCGTCCTGGTGGCGCTGACGGTCTTCCTGATCGGCGCGAGCGCTCCCTCGCCGTTCTACCCGGTGCTGCAGGAGCGCATCGGCTTCTCCTCGGTGACGATGACGCTGATCTTCGCGGTCTACGCCGTGTCGATGCTGGTGACGCTCCTGCTCACCGGATCCCTGTCCGACCACCTCGGCCGGCGGCCGGTCATGACCGCCGGACTTCTCGTCCTGGCGGTCAGCATGACCGCATTCTGGCAGGCCGAGACCGTCGGCCTGCTCATCACCGCCCGCGTCGTGCAGGGATTCGGCGCCGGCCTCCTGATGTCCTCGATGTCCGCGGCGGTCGTCGACCTCGAGCCCGTCAGCCGGCCCGGCTGGGGTGCGATCGCGAACTCGGTCACGCCGCTGGCCGGACTGGCCGCGGGAGGCCTGATCGCCGGTCTCGTCCTCGAGTACGTGGACGAGGACCCGTTCACCGCGATCTTCGGCGTGCTCACCGGCGTGTTCGTGCTGATGGCGCTCCTGGTGTGGGTGGCGCCCGAGACGTCGGCCCGGCGAACGGGTGTCTGGGCCTCGCTCCGACCCAACGTCGGCGTGCCTCCCGAGGCCCGCGCCGCCTTCCTCCGTGCGCTTCCCGCCCTCATCGCGGGGTGGGCCACGAGCGGCTTCTACCTCTCGCTCGGAGCCCCCTTGGTCGCCCAGGAGCTCGGCGGCGACAGCCACGTCATGCAGGGTCTGGCCATCACCGCGATCAACGGCGCGGGCGCCGCGATGTGCTTCGTCGCCCGTGGGTGGACCGGCCGCCGCATCACGCTCTACGGCACCACCACCCTGGCGGTCGGCACGGCCCTCACCCTCGTGGCCCTGGCTGCCGGCAGCCTGCCCTGGTTCCTCGCGGCCGCCGTGTTCGCGGGCACGGGCTTCGGGGCCTCCTTCATGGGCATCATGCGCTCGGTCACGCCGTTGGCGCCGCCTGAGCGCCGGGGCGAGCTGTTCGCCGCCGTCTTCGTGGCGAGCTACGTCGCCTTCGGCGTCCCGGCGGTCATCGCCGGGTTCGCGGTCGGCGAGTTCGGCCTCACGCCCACCGCGATGGTCTACGGCGGGGTCGTCGTGACGCTCTCGGCGCTGGCCGCGGTGCTGCGCAAGTTCGGCTCGACCGACTGA
- a CDS encoding RNA polymerase sigma factor — MDDLAATLDAVWRIEGPRVVATLARVTGDLSEAEDLAQDAVAEALRVWPESGVPRNPGAWLTTVARRRAVDGWRRRAALDERHRTMAHQLDQEDDAAWEPIEDDLLRLVFTACHPVLAREAQVALTLRVVAGLSTTEIARLLLSTVPAVQQRIVRAKRTLSEARVPFEVPDHTEWSTRLSAVLTVIYLLYTEGYAASAGDRWVRRDLAQEALRLGRVVSRLLPREPEIHGLVALMELQSSRFAARTDRHGDPVTLAHQDRRLWDRSQIARGVEALERVDGLGRGRGPYALQAAIAACHATAPSFAATDWERILVLYDALAALVPGPVVRLNRAAALSMTEGGLEPALAEIDRIDAEGTLARSHLVASTRADLLLRLGRTAEARGQFIAAAELAGNDLERAWLQARAASLEFGSS, encoded by the coding sequence ATGGACGATCTCGCCGCGACCCTCGATGCCGTCTGGCGCATCGAGGGCCCGCGGGTCGTCGCCACCCTGGCTCGCGTGACCGGCGATCTCTCCGAGGCCGAGGACCTGGCCCAGGACGCCGTCGCCGAGGCGCTGCGCGTCTGGCCCGAGTCGGGCGTGCCCCGCAACCCCGGCGCGTGGCTCACCACGGTGGCCCGGCGCCGGGCAGTCGACGGCTGGCGGCGCAGGGCGGCGCTCGACGAGCGTCATCGGACGATGGCCCACCAGCTCGACCAGGAGGACGACGCGGCGTGGGAGCCGATCGAGGACGACCTGCTGCGCCTCGTCTTCACCGCCTGTCACCCCGTGCTCGCCCGGGAGGCCCAGGTCGCGCTGACCCTGCGCGTCGTGGCCGGACTCTCCACCACGGAGATCGCGCGCCTGCTGCTGTCCACCGTCCCGGCGGTCCAGCAGCGCATCGTCCGCGCCAAGCGGACCCTCAGCGAGGCCCGCGTGCCGTTCGAGGTGCCCGACCACACCGAGTGGTCCACCCGGCTCTCGGCGGTGCTCACCGTGATCTACCTGCTCTACACCGAGGGCTACGCCGCGAGCGCCGGCGACCGCTGGGTCCGCCGCGACCTCGCCCAGGAGGCGCTGCGCCTCGGCCGCGTCGTCAGCCGTCTGCTGCCCCGCGAGCCCGAGATCCACGGGCTGGTCGCGCTGATGGAGCTGCAGTCGTCGCGCTTTGCAGCTCGCACGGACCGCCACGGGGACCCGGTGACGCTGGCCCACCAGGACCGCCGGCTCTGGGACCGGTCGCAGATCGCCCGCGGCGTCGAGGCGCTCGAGCGGGTCGACGGCCTGGGTCGCGGCCGGGGCCCCTACGCGCTGCAGGCCGCCATCGCCGCGTGCCACGCCACGGCGCCGTCGTTCGCCGCCACGGACTGGGAGCGGATCCTGGTGCTCTACGACGCGCTCGCCGCGCTCGTCCCTGGACCCGTCGTCCGGCTCAACCGCGCCGCGGCGCTCTCGATGACCGAGGGCGGCCTGGAGCCCGCGCTGGCCGAGATCGACCGGATCGACGCCGAGGGCACGCTCGCGCGCAGCCACCTCGTCGCCAGCACGCGCGCCGATCTGCTGCTGAGGCTCGGCCGCACCGCCGAGGCACGCGGCCAGTTCATCGCGGCGGCCGAGCTCGCGGGCAACGACCTCGAGCGGGCCTGGCTGCAGGCGCGCGCGGCGTCGCTGGAGTTCGGCTCCTCCTGA
- a CDS encoding ATP-binding cassette domain-containing protein, translating to MSHPADTHDLIRVHGARVNNLKDVSVELPKRRLTVFTGVSGSGKSSLVFGTIAAESQRLINETYSSFVQGFMPTMARPDVDVLDGLTTAILVDQERMGSDPRSTVGTATDANAMLRILFSRLGEPHVGSPQAFSFNVASVSGAGAVSFETGGRTVKERREFSITGGMCPRCEGRGAVSDFDLTALYDETKSLAEGALTIPGYSMEGWYGRIYRNGDFFPGDKPIKDFTKKQLDALLYKEPTKIKVEGVNITFEGLIPKIQKSMLSKDREAMQPHIRAFVDRAITFQTCPECDGTRLNEGARSSKIKGLSIADACAMQITDLAAWVRELGEPSVAPLLSVLGDTLDSFVQIGLGYLSLDRPAGTLSGGEAQRTKMIRHLGSSLTDVTYVFDEPTVGLHPHDIDRMNELLLQLRDKGNTVLVVEHKPEAIAIADHVVDLGPAAGSGGGQIMFEGTFDGLRASDTVTGRHIDDRASLKDSVRTPTGQLEVRGANSHNLQDVDVDIPLGVLVVVTGVAGSGKSSLIHGSVARNDDVVAIDQGAIRGSRRSNPATYTGLLDPIRKAFAKENGVKPALFSANSEGACPNCNGVGVVFTDLGILATVESPCEVCEGRRFDAAVLEYKLGGRDISEVLAMPVAEAHAFFAKDGVNVAAAARILARLEDVGLGYLTLGQPLSTLSGGERQRIKLATHMGEKGGTYVLDEPTSGLHLADVQQLLGLLDRLVEAGKSVIVIEHHQAVMAHADWIIDLGPGAGHDGGRVVFEGTPADLVAQRPTLTGEHLAAYVGS from the coding sequence ATGAGTCATCCGGCCGACACGCACGACCTGATCCGCGTCCACGGCGCCAGGGTCAACAACCTCAAGGACGTCAGCGTCGAGCTGCCGAAACGGCGCCTCACGGTGTTCACCGGCGTCTCGGGCTCGGGCAAGAGCTCCTTGGTGTTCGGCACCATCGCCGCGGAGTCCCAGCGCCTCATCAACGAGACCTACAGCTCGTTCGTGCAGGGCTTCATGCCCACGATGGCCCGTCCCGACGTCGACGTCCTCGACGGTCTCACCACCGCGATCCTCGTCGACCAGGAGCGCATGGGCTCCGATCCGCGCTCCACGGTCGGCACGGCCACCGACGCGAACGCGATGCTCCGGATCCTGTTCAGCCGCCTCGGTGAGCCCCACGTCGGCTCGCCCCAGGCGTTCTCCTTCAACGTGGCGTCCGTCAGCGGCGCGGGCGCCGTCTCGTTCGAGACCGGCGGCCGCACGGTGAAGGAGCGTCGTGAGTTCTCGATCACCGGCGGCATGTGCCCGCGGTGCGAGGGCAGGGGAGCGGTGTCGGACTTCGACCTCACCGCCCTCTACGACGAGACGAAGTCGCTCGCCGAGGGCGCGCTGACGATCCCGGGCTACTCGATGGAGGGCTGGTACGGCCGGATCTACCGCAACGGCGACTTCTTCCCCGGAGACAAGCCGATCAAGGACTTCACGAAGAAACAGCTCGACGCCCTGCTCTACAAGGAGCCGACCAAGATCAAGGTCGAGGGCGTCAACATCACGTTCGAGGGGCTCATCCCGAAGATCCAGAAGTCGATGCTGTCGAAGGACCGTGAGGCGATGCAGCCGCACATCCGCGCGTTCGTCGACCGGGCGATCACGTTCCAGACGTGTCCCGAGTGCGACGGCACGCGCCTGAACGAGGGCGCGCGGTCCTCCAAGATCAAGGGCCTCAGCATCGCCGACGCCTGCGCCATGCAGATCACCGACCTCGCGGCCTGGGTGCGCGAGCTCGGCGAGCCGTCGGTGGCGCCGCTGCTGTCGGTGCTGGGCGACACGCTCGACTCGTTCGTCCAGATCGGCCTGGGCTACCTGTCGCTCGACCGGCCGGCGGGCACGTTGTCCGGCGGCGAGGCCCAGCGCACCAAGATGATCCGACACCTCGGATCGTCGCTCACCGACGTGACGTACGTGTTCGACGAGCCCACGGTGGGGCTGCACCCGCACGACATCGACCGGATGAACGAGCTGCTGCTGCAGCTGCGCGACAAGGGCAACACCGTCCTGGTGGTCGAGCACAAGCCCGAGGCCATCGCGATCGCCGACCACGTCGTCGACCTCGGTCCCGCGGCCGGCAGCGGCGGCGGGCAGATCATGTTCGAGGGCACCTTCGACGGCCTGCGCGCGAGCGACACCGTCACGGGGCGCCACATCGACGACCGGGCCTCCCTCAAGGACTCGGTGCGCACCCCCACGGGCCAGCTCGAGGTGCGCGGCGCGAACTCGCACAACCTGCAGGACGTCGACGTCGACATCCCGCTCGGCGTCCTCGTGGTCGTCACGGGCGTCGCCGGATCGGGCAAGAGCTCGCTCATCCACGGCTCGGTCGCCAGGAACGACGACGTCGTCGCGATCGACCAGGGCGCGATCCGTGGCTCGCGACGCAGCAATCCCGCCACCTACACCGGCCTGCTCGACCCGATCCGCAAGGCGTTCGCGAAGGAGAACGGGGTCAAGCCGGCGCTCTTCTCGGCCAACTCCGAGGGAGCCTGCCCGAACTGCAACGGCGTCGGAGTCGTCTTCACCGATCTGGGCATCCTGGCCACCGTCGAGTCGCCGTGCGAGGTGTGCGAGGGCCGTCGCTTCGACGCCGCCGTGCTCGAGTACAAGCTGGGCGGGCGCGACATCAGCGAGGTGCTGGCGATGCCGGTGGCCGAGGCGCACGCGTTCTTCGCCAAGGACGGCGTCAACGTCGCCGCCGCCGCGAGGATCCTCGCCCGCCTCGAGGACGTGGGCCTGGGCTACCTCACACTGGGCCAGCCGCTGTCGACCCTGTCCGGTGGCGAGCGCCAGCGGATCAAGCTGGCCACGCACATGGGGGAGAAGGGCGGCACCTACGTCCTCGACGAGCCCACCTCCGGCCTGCACCTCGCCGATGTCCAGCAGCTGCTCGGCCTGCTCGACCGCCTCGTCGAGGCGGGCAAGTCGGTCATCGTGATCGAGCACCACCAGGCCGTGATGGCGCACGCCGACTGGATCATCGATCTGGGTCCGGGCGCCGGTCACGACGGTGGCCGGGTCGTCTTCGAGGGCACGCCGGCCGACCTCGTGGCCCAGCGCCCCACGCTCACCGGCGAGCACCTGGCGGCCTACGTCGGCTCCTGA
- a CDS encoding YciI family protein: protein MKKYMLIMRTNDEALAASKEMDFEEIINAMGAYNEALMNAGVMAGGDGLSDPSEGFVVDFSAEEPIVTDGPYGETHELFNGFWVLQVASREEAVEWAKRCPLGPGSKLEVRRITDESDFEDFADNEYVQKEAGWREQLGNA, encoded by the coding sequence ATGAAGAAGTACATGCTGATCATGCGCACCAACGACGAGGCCCTCGCGGCGTCGAAGGAGATGGACTTCGAGGAGATCATCAACGCGATGGGCGCGTACAACGAGGCGCTCATGAACGCGGGCGTGATGGCCGGGGGCGACGGCCTCTCCGACCCGTCGGAGGGCTTCGTGGTGGACTTCTCCGCCGAGGAGCCGATCGTCACGGACGGTCCCTACGGCGAGACGCACGAGCTGTTCAACGGCTTCTGGGTCCTGCAGGTCGCCTCGCGCGAGGAGGCCGTCGAGTGGGCCAAGCGCTGCCCGCTGGGCCCCGGGTCGAAGCTGGAGGTGCGTCGCATCACCGACGAGTCCGACTTCGAGGACTTCGCCGACAACGAGTACGTGCAGAAGGAGGCCGGCTGGCGCGAGCAGCTCGGCAACGCCTGA
- a CDS encoding GNAT family N-acetyltransferase: protein MAVILLCGAAGSGKSTYARRLETDGWVRLCFDVETWRRGVRTLPAPPDLLPGIEDELEARLAEAVRAGRDVVVDLSFATRELRDAYRGLAADLGAVAETVHLPVDMSTALDRVRQRRDTGPDDYRLTDEVVRAQLEGFDAPTFAEHPLTIVDGDLVLRHARPADVGELLEFWSGSAENASRPQDSEVAVERLLARDPAAVIVADVDDRIVGTVIAGWDGWRAHLYRLAVGRDVRGRGIARQLLRHAEERLLDLGATRLDAMVLDGNEAGAAVWRAAGYAPQGEWSRWVKPVGPRQTPGGATVE, encoded by the coding sequence GTGGCCGTGATCCTGCTGTGCGGCGCGGCCGGGTCGGGCAAGTCCACGTACGCCCGCCGCCTCGAGACCGACGGCTGGGTTCGGCTGTGCTTCGACGTCGAAACGTGGCGTCGCGGCGTGAGGACGCTGCCGGCGCCGCCGGATCTGTTGCCCGGGATCGAGGACGAGCTGGAGGCCCGCCTCGCCGAGGCAGTGCGCGCCGGCCGTGACGTCGTGGTCGACCTCTCATTCGCGACGCGCGAGCTGCGGGACGCCTACCGCGGGCTCGCCGCGGACCTCGGTGCCGTGGCCGAGACCGTCCACCTGCCGGTCGACATGTCGACAGCGCTGGACCGCGTCCGTCAGCGGCGGGACACCGGTCCGGACGACTACCGGCTCACCGACGAGGTCGTGCGAGCTCAACTGGAGGGTTTCGACGCCCCGACGTTCGCCGAGCACCCGCTGACGATCGTCGACGGCGACCTCGTGCTGCGTCACGCACGACCTGCCGACGTGGGGGAGCTGCTGGAGTTCTGGTCCGGATCGGCGGAGAACGCGTCGCGGCCGCAGGACTCCGAGGTCGCGGTGGAACGGCTGCTCGCGCGCGATCCCGCGGCGGTGATCGTGGCCGATGTCGATGACCGGATCGTCGGCACCGTGATCGCGGGCTGGGACGGCTGGCGGGCGCATCTCTACCGACTCGCGGTCGGAAGGGACGTGAGGGGACGGGGCATCGCGCGGCAGCTGCTGCGGCACGCCGAGGAGCGACTTCTCGATCTCGGCGCGACCCGACTCGACGCGATGGTCCTGGACGGGAACGAGGCAGGGGCCGCGGTCTGGCGCGCGGCAGGCTATGCGCCGCAGGGGGAGTGGAGCCGGTGGGTCAAGCCGGTCGGGCCGCGGCAGACCCCCGGCGGGGCTACCGTGGAGTAA